In a genomic window of Lacrimispora sp. BS-2:
- the udp gene encoding uridine phosphorylase: MTNYSETEGKQYHIQVGKGDVGRYVILPGDPKRCALIAKYFDNPRLIADSREYVTYTGTLDGKSVSVTSTGIGGPSAAIALEELVMSGADTFIRVGTCGGMDVEVKSGDLVIANGAIRMEGTSREYAPIEFPAVPDFEVTGALAAAAKALNKTCHVGVVQCKDSFYGQHSPETKPVSHELLNKWEAWMKLGCKASEMESAALFVAASALKVRVGSIFLVLANQERARLGLENPIVHDTDGAIRTAVEAIRLMIRQEES, translated from the coding sequence ATGACAAATTATTCAGAAACAGAAGGAAAACAGTATCATATCCAGGTTGGGAAAGGGGATGTGGGCAGATATGTCATTTTGCCCGGAGACCCCAAGCGCTGTGCTCTTATTGCAAAGTATTTTGACAATCCCAGACTGATCGCAGACAGCAGGGAGTACGTGACCTATACCGGTACGTTAGACGGTAAGTCAGTCAGCGTCACATCTACGGGGATCGGCGGTCCTTCGGCGGCCATTGCCCTGGAGGAACTGGTGATGTCCGGAGCAGATACTTTCATCCGCGTCGGTACCTGCGGCGGAATGGATGTGGAGGTAAAAAGCGGGGATTTAGTCATTGCGAACGGAGCCATCCGCATGGAAGGAACCAGCCGGGAGTATGCGCCCATTGAGTTTCCGGCAGTCCCGGATTTTGAAGTAACAGGAGCCCTGGCGGCTGCGGCAAAGGCCCTTAATAAGACCTGTCATGTAGGAGTTGTCCAGTGTAAGGATTCCTTTTATGGGCAGCATTCTCCGGAAACAAAGCCAGTATCCCATGAACTGTTAAACAAATGGGAAGCCTGGATGAAGCTGGGCTGCAAGGCTTCGGAGATGGAGTCCGCGGCTCTGTTTGTTGCAGCCAGTGCGCTTAAGGTGAGGGTCGGTTCTATATTCCTTGTATTAGCGAACCAGGAACGGGCAAGACTTGGTCTTGAAAATCCGATCGTCCATGATACGGATGGGGCCATACGAACAGCCGTAGAAGCCATTCGGCTAATGATACGTCAGGAAGAATCATAA
- a CDS encoding Crp/Fnr family transcriptional regulator: MNDAMSLINELHSEPREYLNNYLANAPKWLLEAFKIVNLKKGTTFIHENENVDTIYILVEGVVKATDYRVQEIAYDYTRFYPVEVFGAMEFLMGFDLYRTTLVTETDCRFLCVSKDQFSRWMLSDIHAVLEQVKAMGVYLLEQVRKERLFLFLQGSDRLFLLFMEIYRKSSHRGTCRIQLARKDLSNSTGLCIKTVNRCVSQMEEKGYISREGRTIIIDEEQYRRIKAVVAEKIDENEI; encoded by the coding sequence GTGAACGATGCCATGTCTTTAATCAATGAACTTCACAGTGAGCCGCGGGAATACTTAAATAATTATCTGGCCAATGCGCCTAAATGGCTCCTGGAAGCCTTTAAGATAGTAAACCTAAAAAAGGGCACCACCTTTATTCACGAAAATGAAAACGTGGACACCATATATATTCTGGTGGAAGGTGTCGTAAAGGCTACGGATTACCGGGTTCAGGAAATCGCCTACGACTATACCAGATTCTATCCGGTGGAGGTGTTTGGAGCCATGGAATTTCTCATGGGCTTTGACTTATACCGGACCACTCTGGTGACAGAAACGGACTGCCGGTTCCTCTGTGTATCCAAGGATCAGTTCAGCCGCTGGATGCTTTCGGATATCCATGCGGTTTTAGAACAAGTAAAGGCCATGGGGGTCTATCTTTTAGAGCAGGTCAGGAAGGAACGTCTGTTTTTGTTTTTGCAGGGAAGCGACAGGCTGTTCCTGCTCTTTATGGAGATATACCGGAAATCATCCCACCGTGGGACCTGCCGCATACAGCTTGCAAGAAAAGACTTATCAAACAGTACCGGTCTTTGCATAAAGACCGTGAACCGGTGCGTCAGCCAGATGGAGGAAAAAGGGTACATTTCCAGGGAAGGAAGGACCATTATTATCGATGAAGAGCAGTACCGGCGGATTAAGGCCGTGGTTGCAGAAAAAATCGATGAGAATGAGATATAG
- a CDS encoding ABC transporter permease — MLNSLMLFVGITLMYSTPLVFAALGGVVSERSGVTNIGIEGMMTIGAVTGATVGYYSGSAWAGFFAAGLAGGVIALLHAFASITCKADQTISGIAINLIGPGVALFVCRLLFDGATMSLPVPHKIPKVFGSLNSKAFQNLNVDVTVVIAFVLAVFIWFFLYKTKWGLHIRAVGEHPAAADTMGLNVYKIRYICVLVSGILAGLGGASMTLAIIPQFTPTAISGQGFIALAAVIFGKWTPHGAYGACLLFGAAQALTVTLGGGRFVVPSSILAMLPYLITIMILILFVGKSSAPKASGQPYEKDAR, encoded by the coding sequence ATGCTTAACAGTCTGATGCTATTTGTGGGCATTACACTTATGTATTCCACTCCTTTGGTATTTGCAGCATTGGGTGGAGTGGTGTCGGAGCGGTCCGGCGTTACCAACATTGGTATTGAAGGAATGATGACCATCGGAGCGGTTACAGGGGCTACTGTGGGCTATTATTCAGGAAGTGCCTGGGCAGGATTTTTTGCGGCCGGTCTGGCAGGAGGCGTTATTGCACTTCTTCATGCCTTTGCGTCAATTACATGCAAGGCGGACCAGACGATTTCCGGCATTGCCATCAATTTGATCGGCCCCGGCGTGGCTCTGTTTGTCTGCCGCCTGCTTTTTGACGGCGCCACCATGTCCCTGCCGGTGCCTCATAAGATACCAAAGGTATTTGGAAGTTTAAACTCAAAGGCGTTTCAGAATTTAAATGTGGATGTGACGGTTGTAATCGCGTTTGTACTGGCTGTTTTTATCTGGTTCTTTCTTTATAAAACAAAGTGGGGACTTCATATCAGGGCAGTGGGAGAGCATCCGGCGGCAGCAGATACCATGGGACTTAACGTTTATAAAATCAGGTATATCTGTGTGCTGGTTTCCGGCATTTTAGCCGGGCTGGGCGGTGCGTCCATGACCCTGGCCATTATCCCCCAGTTTACGCCCACCGCCATCAGCGGGCAGGGATTTATTGCACTGGCGGCAGTGATTTTTGGAAAATGGACTCCTCACGGAGCTTATGGCGCCTGCCTGTTATTCGGAGCGGCCCAGGCCCTTACCGTTACCCTGGGAGGGGGAAGATTTGTAGTTCCTTCCTCCATTCTGGCTATGCTTCCGTATCTTATTACGATTATGATCCTGATTCTGTTTGTGGGCAAATCCTCTGCGCCGAAAGCCAGCGGGCAGCCATACGAAAAGGATGCAAGGTAA
- a CDS encoding ABC transporter permease yields the protein MDKVIKILKKPLTMTLIAVFFGFIVAGIILAAAGYPPVHSLAVLFDGVFSSPKHISNVIIKSTPIILTGIGVAFAFKTGLFNIGAEGQFIMGCVASTVVGILFDFPPVIQVPLVVLAGVAAGAVYGGVAGFLKAKFGIHEVLTSIMLNWIALYFSNYICTLNRFHKPDTIGTYPINRSGYTMILGNYKTTEAGKAALAQNEFLRSTILKTDVNVGIIIAVILAVFIWFLLYKTAKGFELRAVGFNKSAAEFSGIYVNRNILHSMLISGAICGLAASLYITGNSPHGIATLAAFENTGFNGLSVCLIAASSPIGCIFAGLLFGGLIYGGQSLQYEVGAPSEIINIVIGVIVFFVALTRIIPPLVDRFSKGGKKHA from the coding sequence ATGGATAAAGTGATAAAGATATTAAAAAAACCATTAACAATGACTTTGATCGCTGTTTTCTTTGGATTTATCGTAGCGGGGATCATACTCGCGGCGGCGGGATATCCGCCCGTTCATTCACTAGCCGTTTTATTTGACGGAGTCTTTTCCAGTCCGAAACACATTTCCAATGTAATTATCAAAAGTACGCCTATTATTCTCACGGGAATCGGCGTTGCATTTGCATTTAAGACCGGACTTTTCAACATTGGAGCAGAAGGCCAGTTTATTATGGGGTGTGTGGCATCTACTGTGGTCGGTATTCTGTTTGATTTTCCTCCGGTGATCCAGGTTCCTCTCGTTGTCCTTGCAGGTGTGGCAGCCGGGGCAGTGTATGGCGGAGTTGCAGGTTTCTTAAAGGCGAAGTTCGGCATCCATGAGGTTCTTACCAGCATTATGCTGAACTGGATCGCGCTTTACTTTTCCAATTATATATGCACCTTAAACCGGTTCCATAAGCCGGATACCATTGGGACCTACCCCATCAACCGTTCCGGCTATACGATGATTCTGGGAAATTACAAGACAACGGAGGCAGGGAAGGCGGCCCTTGCACAGAACGAATTTCTGCGCAGCACCATTCTGAAAACAGATGTAAACGTGGGAATTATTATTGCAGTCATTCTGGCTGTGTTTATCTGGTTCCTTCTATATAAAACCGCTAAGGGATTTGAACTGAGAGCGGTAGGCTTCAACAAGAGCGCAGCGGAATTTTCCGGGATTTATGTAAACCGAAATATCCTGCACTCCATGCTTATTTCCGGAGCTATCTGCGGGCTGGCTGCATCTCTTTATATTACCGGAAATTCTCCTCACGGGATTGCCACACTGGCAGCCTTTGAAAACACGGGCTTTAACGGATTATCCGTTTGTCTGATTGCGGCAAGTTCACCAATCGGCTGTATTTTTGCGGGACTGCTCTTTGGCGGTTTGATTTATGGCGGCCAGTCTTTGCAGTACGAGGTGGGAGCCCCGTCAGAAATTATCAACATCGTTATTGGTGTCATCGTATTTTTTGTGGCGCTGACCCGTATCATTCCGCCGCTGGTGGACCGTTTTTCGAAGGGAGGTAAGAAACATGCTTAA